In a single window of the Prevotella melaninogenica genome:
- a CDS encoding S8 family peptidase, which translates to MKQTHLKSYIIFLLLLVSTTLLASNKGGGLIVYPGGKCYMFRVTLKDKNGTPYSLDKPERFLSKASILRRERQGLKLDSTDLPVSPDYIQQIKKKGGEVVAVSKWNNSVLVRGDNRQSLEDLKVLSFVKESKLVFTSPDSIRPLSQRVRYNSELQSLDSTIQDYYSMGKGQIESLNGRKLHNLGFMGQGMTIAVLDAGFMNVDKIPAFKNLNIKGTRNFVAGYDNDVYKEMDHGTKTLSTIAMNQPTVFVGTAPKASFWLLRTEDYSTESSAEEDFWIAAVEFSDSVGVDVISSSLGYHGFDDKSMNYRYSDLNGRTAPISQAASRLASKGIILVNSAGNDGMGTWKKINVPADAHDILTVGAVSLDKVNAPFSSIGPAADGRVKPDVMAFGCPTNVVSGRGYIIPDNGTSFACPLIAGMVACLWQAFPNKSAKEILELVRQSGSNRQYPDNIMGYGVPDFWSAYESATRNILQ; encoded by the coding sequence ATGAAACAAACTCATCTAAAAAGCTACATTATATTTCTACTTCTGCTGGTCAGCACTACTTTATTAGCTTCTAATAAGGGTGGTGGACTGATTGTTTATCCTGGTGGGAAGTGCTATATGTTCCGTGTTACTTTGAAAGACAAGAATGGGACACCTTATTCTTTGGATAAGCCAGAAAGATTCTTATCAAAAGCTTCTATTCTTCGACGTGAACGTCAGGGATTAAAGCTTGATTCGACAGACCTACCAGTATCACCTGATTATATTCAACAGATCAAAAAGAAGGGTGGTGAGGTTGTTGCTGTGAGCAAGTGGAATAACTCTGTTCTTGTTCGTGGTGACAATCGCCAATCATTAGAAGACTTAAAGGTCTTGTCTTTTGTGAAAGAAAGTAAGTTGGTTTTCACATCACCAGACTCTATTCGGCCATTGTCTCAGCGTGTTCGTTATAATTCTGAACTTCAATCTCTTGATTCAACTATTCAAGACTATTATAGTATGGGTAAGGGACAAATTGAGAGTTTGAATGGTAGAAAGTTACATAACCTTGGCTTTATGGGGCAAGGAATGACGATAGCTGTGTTAGATGCTGGTTTTATGAACGTTGATAAAATCCCTGCTTTTAAGAATCTTAATATTAAAGGTACGCGCAATTTTGTAGCAGGATATGATAATGACGTCTATAAAGAGATGGATCATGGTACTAAGACTTTGTCAACGATAGCGATGAATCAGCCTACGGTATTTGTGGGTACTGCTCCAAAGGCAAGTTTTTGGTTGCTCAGAACGGAGGATTATTCGACAGAGAGTTCAGCTGAAGAAGACTTTTGGATAGCAGCTGTAGAGTTTTCAGATTCTGTTGGTGTTGATGTGATCAGCTCGTCTTTGGGTTATCATGGTTTCGATGATAAATCCATGAATTATCGTTACTCCGATTTAAATGGTCGTACAGCACCAATCTCTCAAGCTGCATCTCGCCTTGCAAGTAAAGGAATTATACTTGTGAATAGTGCTGGTAATGACGGTATGGGTACTTGGAAGAAGATTAATGTCCCTGCTGATGCTCATGATATTCTTACTGTAGGTGCAGTCTCTTTGGATAAAGTTAATGCTCCCTTTTCATCAATAGGACCTGCTGCAGATGGTCGTGTTAAGCCTGATGTAATGGCTTTTGGATGTCCAACAAATGTAGTATCGGGTAGGGGATATATCATACCTGATAATGGAACGTCGTTTGCTTGTCCACTCATTGCTGGTATGGTTGCTTGTCTTTGGCAGGCTTTTCCTAATAAGTCAGCCAAAGAGATATTAGAACTTGTACGTCAGTCGGGAAGTAATCGTCAATATCCTGACAACATAATGGGTTATGGAGTACCAGACTTTTGGTCAGCCTATGAGTCTGCAACTCGCAATATTCTGCAGTAA
- the xseA gene encoding exodeoxyribonuclease VII large subunit, whose amino-acid sequence MVKALSLYELNSLVTDVIDTTLSRSYWVEAELSEARENRGHCYMELIEKSEGSNVPIARASAKCWSNIWMVIKPAFVRITGQEVRAGMKVMLQVHAQFHPQYGFSWIVDDINPEYTMGDMMRKRQEIIRQLKAEGVFELQKELRLPMFAQRIAVISSETAAGYGDFCNQLETNDYGLYFHVELFPAIMQGDSVEQSIINALNQINSREEDFDCVVIIRGGGATADLSGFDTLNLAENVANFPLPIITGIGHERDESVLDMVSFQRVKTPTAAAVYLIDHLASTLMRVENAQAAIIEGVRRALEVEKMRIQHIGSHIPVLFSVVRTKQEASLDSLSQRLVMKMKERIKQADFHLSTLQNRMLPTLQNRLFSEQHRLDILAQRARLLDPSLLLKRGYSITLCNGKTIRNAKELKKGDTITTRFEKGEVESKVERLS is encoded by the coding sequence ATGGTCAAAGCACTTTCGCTTTATGAGTTAAACAGTCTTGTGACAGATGTAATAGATACTACTTTGTCACGTTCTTATTGGGTAGAAGCAGAATTGTCCGAAGCTCGTGAGAATCGTGGACACTGTTATATGGAACTTATTGAGAAGAGCGAAGGAAGCAATGTACCTATAGCACGTGCCTCTGCAAAGTGTTGGAGTAATATTTGGATGGTTATTAAACCTGCTTTTGTTCGTATTACAGGTCAGGAAGTACGTGCAGGTATGAAAGTGATGTTGCAGGTTCATGCTCAGTTTCATCCTCAGTATGGCTTCTCTTGGATTGTTGATGATATCAATCCTGAGTACACGATGGGTGATATGATGCGTAAGCGGCAGGAGATAATCCGCCAGTTGAAGGCTGAAGGAGTCTTTGAGTTACAAAAAGAACTTCGTCTTCCGATGTTTGCTCAGCGTATAGCTGTTATATCTTCTGAGACCGCTGCTGGTTATGGTGACTTCTGTAATCAGTTAGAAACTAATGATTATGGACTCTATTTTCACGTAGAATTGTTTCCTGCTATTATGCAGGGCGACTCTGTTGAACAGAGTATAATAAACGCATTGAATCAAATCAATAGTCGTGAAGAAGATTTCGATTGTGTTGTTATCATTCGTGGTGGTGGTGCAACAGCCGACCTCAGTGGCTTCGATACTTTAAACCTTGCAGAGAATGTGGCAAACTTTCCATTACCAATTATAACAGGTATTGGACATGAACGGGATGAAAGCGTCTTAGATATGGTATCTTTTCAACGTGTGAAAACACCGACAGCAGCTGCAGTTTACCTCATAGACCATCTTGCATCAACGCTTATGAGAGTTGAAAACGCACAGGCAGCGATAATTGAAGGTGTCAGGAGGGCATTAGAGGTTGAGAAAATGCGTATTCAGCATATTGGCTCACATATTCCAGTATTGTTTTCTGTGGTTCGTACAAAGCAGGAGGCTTCTCTTGACAGCTTAAGCCAGCGTCTTGTTATGAAAATGAAAGAGAGAATAAAGCAGGCAGACTTCCATTTAAGCACGTTACAAAATCGTATGTTACCTACACTGCAGAATCGCTTGTTTAGCGAGCAGCATCGACTTGATATACTTGCGCAACGGGCAAGATTACTTGACCCTTCTTTACTCTTAAAGCGGGGGTATAGTATTACATTATGTAATGGTAAGACGATTCGTAACGCTAAAGAGCTTAAGAAAGGTGATACGATTACAACACGATTTGAAAAAGGAGAGGTTGAAAGTAAGGTAGAACGTTTATCTTAA
- a CDS encoding purine-nucleoside phosphorylase: protein MTTSPKTAIILGTGLGQLASEITDSYAFSYQDIPNFPVSTVEGHAGSLIFGRLGGKDIMAMKGRFHFYEGYDMKDVTFPIRVMHELGIETLFVSNASGGMNPSFKIGDLMIITDHINMFPEHPLRGRNFPTGPRFPDMHEAYDHKLVELADSIAKEKNIEVQHGVYMGVQGPTFETPAEYRMYHKMGGDAVGMSTVPEVIVARHSGIKVFGISVITDLGGFDVPVKVSHEEVQEAANAAQPRMTEIMREMIKHS, encoded by the coding sequence ATGACCACAAGTCCAAAGACAGCCATCATTCTGGGCACAGGCCTCGGACAATTAGCTTCAGAGATAACTGATAGTTACGCGTTTTCTTATCAAGATATACCTAATTTTCCTGTTTCTACAGTAGAAGGACATGCAGGAAGTCTTATCTTTGGAAGACTTGGAGGTAAGGATATCATGGCCATGAAAGGTCGCTTTCACTTCTATGAGGGATATGACATGAAGGATGTTACATTCCCAATTCGTGTAATGCACGAGTTAGGTATCGAAACATTGTTTGTTTCAAATGCTTCTGGAGGTATGAATCCATCATTCAAGATTGGTGACCTTATGATTATTACTGATCATATCAATATGTTCCCAGAACATCCGCTACGTGGGCGTAATTTCCCAACAGGTCCACGTTTCCCTGATATGCACGAGGCATACGATCATAAGTTGGTAGAATTGGCTGACTCAATTGCTAAAGAGAAAAATATTGAGGTTCAACACGGAGTTTACATGGGTGTACAAGGTCCTACCTTTGAAACACCTGCAGAATATCGTATGTACCACAAGATGGGAGGTGATGCCGTTGGTATGAGTACAGTTCCAGAGGTTATCGTTGCTCGCCATAGTGGTATTAAGGTATTTGGTATCAGTGTAATTACTGATCTTGGAGGCTTTGATGTTCCTGTAAAGGTAAGCCATGAAGAAGTTCAGGAGGCTGCAAATGCTGCACAACCACGTATGACCGAGATTATGCGTGAGATGATTAAACACTCATAG
- a CDS encoding ankyrin repeat domain-containing protein has product MNDLFQIIRSGNYEEFTSKLSLIDINVINAYHQNLLEESITCGVQKISEYLIKQGINLDHQDINGKTPLHYCAEYDDKSIAALILQNGGDVNVKDKYGNNPLWTAVFNENYQIVQLYVDNNGDINNKNGNNMSPLDFAIELADTTLIEILTLKNNISHTLR; this is encoded by the coding sequence ATGAATGATTTATTTCAAATTATTAGAAGTGGTAACTATGAGGAGTTTACTTCTAAACTAAGCTTGATAGATATAAATGTAATTAATGCTTACCATCAAAATTTATTAGAAGAGTCTATAACATGTGGGGTGCAAAAAATATCAGAATATTTAATAAAACAGGGTATTAATTTGGATCATCAAGATATTAATGGGAAAACTCCATTACACTATTGTGCAGAATATGATGATAAATCTATAGCCGCTTTGATTTTGCAAAATGGAGGAGATGTAAATGTAAAAGATAAATACGGAAATAATCCTTTGTGGACTGCTGTATTCAATGAAAATTACCAAATTGTTCAGTTATATGTTGATAATAACGGAGATATTAATAATAAGAATGGTAACAATATGTCACCTTTAGATTTTGCAATTGAACTTGCTGATACTACACTTATTGAAATATTAACTTTAAAAAATAATATATCTCATACATTACGATGA
- a CDS encoding GH-E family nuclease, which yields MGHKPGREYKKIHKDYMAGKISKEKFLKEVRNPDNYRP from the coding sequence ATGGGTCATAAACCAGGAAGAGAATATAAAAAAATACACAAAGACTATATGGCTGGGAAAATATCAAAAGAAAAATTTTTGAAAGAAGTTAGAAATCCTGATAATTATAGACCTTGA
- a CDS encoding glycerate kinase, producing the protein MKHIILAIDSFKGCLSSVEAEDAAEHGLRERWQEVKVVKVPVTDGGDGMLNVFLHLFDCEKVAVNCHDPLMRPIQANYAVREDNTVIIESALSCGINLLKSHELNPLRATTYGLGELFADALQRGYRKFIIGLGGSATSDCGLGMLAALKDILGKNWRDKFLRDLDITLASDVNNPLYGEHGAAEVFGPQKGATPEMIVCLDRRAHTFARMAAAQLGFDCSLNNGAGAAGGLGYAFMQFMNAKMRSGADVLLETINFSSLIEDADLIITGEGSADSQTLMGKIPIRVLEYGLRKNVPVMLIAGKVKDAAALLKAGFSQVQCITPKDMMLTEAMKPTIAKENIRKAIIQLN; encoded by the coding sequence ATGAAGCATATTATTTTAGCAATTGATAGTTTTAAAGGTTGTTTATCTTCTGTTGAAGCAGAAGATGCTGCTGAACATGGTCTTCGCGAACGTTGGCAGGAAGTTAAGGTTGTAAAGGTTCCTGTCACGGATGGGGGAGATGGAATGTTGAATGTCTTTTTACATTTATTCGACTGTGAGAAGGTTGCTGTCAATTGCCATGATCCGCTTATGCGACCTATTCAAGCAAACTATGCAGTACGTGAAGATAATACGGTAATTATAGAATCTGCTTTGTCATGTGGTATTAACTTACTCAAGTCGCATGAATTGAACCCTTTACGTGCAACCACTTATGGATTAGGTGAACTCTTTGCAGACGCACTTCAAAGAGGATATAGAAAGTTTATTATAGGGCTCGGAGGGTCAGCTACAAGCGATTGCGGACTTGGTATGTTGGCAGCTTTGAAAGACATTCTTGGGAAAAACTGGCGTGATAAATTCTTACGAGATTTAGATATAACTTTAGCTTCAGATGTAAATAATCCTCTGTATGGCGAACATGGTGCAGCTGAAGTGTTTGGTCCACAGAAGGGAGCGACACCAGAAATGATAGTTTGTTTGGATCGTCGAGCACATACTTTTGCGCGTATGGCTGCTGCTCAGTTAGGTTTTGATTGTTCTTTAAATAACGGTGCTGGAGCTGCAGGTGGATTGGGTTATGCTTTTATGCAGTTTATGAATGCCAAGATGAGGTCGGGTGCAGATGTACTTTTAGAAACTATCAATTTTAGTTCACTTATAGAAGATGCAGATTTAATTATAACAGGGGAGGGTAGTGCAGATAGTCAGACATTAATGGGAAAGATACCGATAAGGGTTTTAGAATATGGTCTTCGCAAGAATGTTCCTGTTATGCTTATAGCTGGGAAGGTAAAGGATGCGGCAGCTTTACTTAAAGCAGGTTTCTCACAAGTCCAATGTATTACACCAAAGGATATGATGCTTACAGAAGCAATGAAGCCTACAATTGCAAAAGAGAATATTCGAAAAGCTATTATACAGTTAAATTAA
- a CDS encoding threonine/serine exporter ThrE family protein, with protein sequence MDEKQMDCSKKTLRRKLDLLLRTGQILMESSADTSRVKRNMERTAAYLGLPKENLHMNIDYYMLQVNVSDEYHSFSKMQRCDKHVINMLAIQEVSKLSWRAIQKDYSLDKYEEELEKIANGKHYYKDWMIAIGAGLACGGFCIQFGCDWTAFFYASIAAILGNRLRMFLNHSGSNLYANFAVAAFVSTILAWLSSFLSTPTVQAALPEFLRPILFTETPWHPLLACALYIVPGVPLINAVNDLLDNHINTGLVRAMNTLLIVIAMSFGIMLAIKCGSFDGFAKDLPTIPHHSFYVYAIAAAISAMGFATIYNIPYRLMPWIALGGVICVCTRNFIFLDPSSGNIGLGLGIVVGSLCGSALISIINIKAVHLLHTPHQCITIPAVIPIVPGVLMYRALYGFMGMQGVVGEVTHAMSFAINGSLVLFCIALGVAIPNIFARKWIAPHRKAKLQRMIDERRQRGEFVDLHQYNV encoded by the coding sequence ATGGACGAAAAACAGATGGATTGTTCCAAGAAAACCCTTCGTAGAAAACTCGATTTGCTCCTTCGTACAGGGCAAATTCTTATGGAAAGTTCTGCTGATACGAGTCGTGTGAAGCGAAATATGGAGCGTACAGCAGCTTATTTGGGACTTCCCAAAGAGAATCTGCACATGAACATTGATTATTATATGTTGCAGGTGAATGTTAGTGACGAATATCATAGTTTTTCTAAGATGCAGCGTTGTGATAAGCATGTAATTAATATGCTTGCTATTCAGGAAGTTTCAAAACTCTCATGGCGTGCTATTCAAAAGGACTATTCGTTAGACAAGTATGAAGAGGAACTTGAGAAGATTGCCAATGGTAAACACTATTACAAGGATTGGATGATTGCTATTGGTGCAGGACTTGCTTGTGGTGGATTCTGTATTCAGTTCGGTTGTGATTGGACAGCTTTCTTCTATGCTTCTATTGCCGCTATATTGGGTAATCGCCTTCGTATGTTTTTGAATCATTCTGGTTCTAATCTTTATGCTAACTTTGCTGTTGCTGCTTTTGTTAGTACAATTCTTGCATGGTTGTCGTCTTTTCTCTCTACACCTACCGTTCAAGCAGCACTACCAGAGTTCCTTCGTCCAATTCTGTTTACAGAAACTCCTTGGCATCCACTCTTAGCTTGTGCCCTTTATATTGTTCCAGGAGTGCCGTTGATAAATGCTGTTAATGACTTGTTAGACAATCATATAAACACGGGATTAGTCCGTGCAATGAACACGCTTCTTATTGTTATTGCAATGTCATTTGGTATTATGTTGGCAATTAAATGTGGTAGCTTTGATGGTTTTGCAAAAGACCTCCCTACTATTCCTCATCATTCTTTCTATGTCTATGCTATTGCAGCTGCAATATCTGCGATGGGTTTTGCAACGATTTATAATATTCCATATCGTTTGATGCCTTGGATTGCCTTAGGAGGTGTTATCTGTGTTTGTACGCGAAACTTTATATTCCTCGACCCTTCATCAGGCAATATAGGACTTGGTTTGGGAATTGTAGTTGGTTCACTTTGTGGTTCAGCATTGATATCTATTATTAATATTAAGGCAGTTCACCTCCTTCATACACCACATCAGTGTATTACAATTCCAGCTGTTATCCCTATCGTTCCAGGTGTATTAATGTATCGTGCACTTTATGGTTTTATGGGAATGCAGGGCGTTGTTGGAGAGGTAACTCATGCTATGTCATTTGCAATTAATGGTTCTTTAGTATTGTTTTGTATTGCTTTGGGTGTAGCTATTCCTAATATCTTTGCAAGAAAGTGGATCGCACCACATCGTAAAGCAAAGTTACAACGTATGATTGATGAGCGTCGTCAGCGTGGTGAGTTTGTTGATTTGCATCAGTATAATGTATAA
- the lpxK gene encoding tetraacyldisaccharide 4'-kinase yields the protein MEGDHIKINKWLLPFSWLYGLGVRLRNELFELNILKSRQFDIPVISVGNITVGGSGKTPHVEYLIRLLKDKMKVSVLSRGYKRKSRGYVLANENTPMREIGDEPYQMKTKFPDIRVAVDKKRCEGIDRLTSDEETKDTDVILLDDAFQHRYVHPGINILLVDYHRLIIYDKLLPAGRLREPLSGKNRADIVIITKCPKSLNPIDYRVLSKAMELYPFQQLYFTTLDYCDLEPIFNKGRNIPLTEIRGKNILLLAGIMSPKQLELDLNSFTGNNALTTLSFPDHHAFTTKDIHRINETFAKMPEPKLIVTTEKDKARLIDIDKLSDEVKENIYALPIKVSFMLDKEESFNQKIISYVRKNSRNSILAKREDDHKSKDSHHSGHRPRTISFRDN from the coding sequence ATGGAAGGAGACCACATTAAAATAAACAAATGGCTGTTGCCTTTCAGCTGGCTCTATGGGCTGGGAGTAAGATTGCGCAATGAGTTATTTGAACTGAATATTCTCAAATCCCGACAGTTTGATATTCCAGTCATATCTGTTGGTAACATTACTGTGGGTGGTTCAGGAAAAACTCCCCACGTAGAATATCTTATCCGATTGCTGAAGGATAAGATGAAGGTGTCTGTCCTCTCACGTGGCTATAAACGTAAAAGTCGTGGATATGTGTTGGCGAATGAAAACACTCCTATGCGTGAGATTGGTGACGAACCTTATCAAATGAAAACAAAATTCCCTGACATTCGTGTTGCTGTTGATAAGAAACGCTGTGAAGGAATAGATCGGCTAACATCTGATGAAGAAACAAAAGATACAGATGTTATTCTCTTAGATGATGCTTTTCAGCACCGATATGTACATCCAGGCATCAACATTCTGTTAGTTGATTATCATCGACTTATCATCTATGATAAACTTCTTCCTGCAGGAAGACTACGTGAACCACTCTCTGGAAAGAATCGTGCAGATATTGTTATCATCACGAAGTGCCCAAAGAGTCTTAACCCAATAGACTATCGTGTGCTGAGTAAGGCAATGGAACTCTACCCTTTCCAGCAACTTTATTTTACTACATTAGACTATTGTGACTTGGAACCTATCTTCAATAAAGGAAGAAATATACCCCTCACAGAGATAAGAGGAAAAAATATTTTATTGCTTGCAGGCATCATGTCACCAAAGCAGTTGGAGTTGGATTTGAACTCCTTCACAGGTAATAATGCACTGACAACGCTTTCTTTCCCCGACCATCATGCATTCACTACAAAGGATATTCATCGTATTAATGAAACCTTTGCTAAAATGCCTGAGCCAAAATTGATTGTCACAACAGAGAAAGATAAGGCTCGACTTATCGATATAGACAAATTATCAGACGAAGTAAAAGAAAATATTTATGCGCTTCCTATTAAAGTAAGCTTTATGCTTGACAAGGAAGAGTCATTCAATCAAAAAATAATATCCTATGTACGAAAAAATTCAAGAAACAGCATCTTGGCTAAAAGAGAGGATGACCACAAGTCCAAAGACAGCCATCATTCTGGGCACAGGCCTCGGACAATTAGCTTCAGAGATAACTGA
- the sppA gene encoding signal peptide peptidase SppA — protein sequence MKQFFKFVFASFFGMMLFSIVTGLFALFTIAGMIASQDTTKEPEDNSVLVLNLSGQMAERSENNFLSQMQGTQINSLGLDNMLEGIRKAKDNDKIKGIYIEAGGFASDSYASMQALRKALLDFKKSKKWIITYADTYTQGTYYISSVADKVYLNPQGQIDWHGLASEPVFIKDLLAKFGVKMQVVKVGAYKSATEMFTGEKMSDANREQTSAYLNSIWGNITKEVGASRGLSVEQLNAYADSMITFADPQEYVKLKLVDGLLYTDQIKGIVKKQLGIEADKDINQVTIADMLNTEDKNQGDKENQVAVYYAYGDIVDGVVGGLFSQGHQIDAQVVCKDLEKLAKDKDVKAVVVRVNSGGGSAYASEQIWHQIMELKKLKPVVVSMGGMAASGGYYMSAPANWIVAEPTTITGSIGIFGMFPDVSGLLREKLGLKFDEVKTNKYADFGTRARPFTEEEMSYLSQYVNRGYKLFRHRVAEGRKMTEVQVEKVAQGHVFTGQDAQKIGLVDELGGLDVAVAKAAQLAKLPNHRTSAYPKEPNILEQMLEQTKPNNYLSQQLRASLGDYYEPFTLLKTIDQQSAIQARLPFYPNIH from the coding sequence ATGAAACAATTTTTCAAATTCGTTTTTGCTTCTTTCTTTGGAATGATGTTGTTTAGCATTGTTACGGGACTCTTTGCACTTTTTACTATTGCTGGTATGATTGCATCGCAGGATACCACCAAAGAACCTGAAGACAACTCAGTACTTGTATTGAATCTTTCTGGACAAATGGCAGAACGAAGTGAAAATAATTTCCTTAGTCAGATGCAAGGCACTCAGATTAACAGTTTGGGTCTTGATAATATGCTTGAAGGTATCAGAAAAGCTAAAGACAACGATAAAATAAAGGGTATATATATCGAAGCAGGTGGCTTTGCCTCTGACTCATACGCTTCAATGCAGGCTTTACGTAAAGCACTCCTTGATTTCAAAAAAAGTAAGAAATGGATTATTACTTACGCAGATACTTACACACAGGGTACATACTATATTTCTTCTGTTGCTGACAAGGTCTATCTAAATCCACAAGGACAAATTGACTGGCACGGATTGGCTTCTGAACCTGTTTTCATTAAGGACCTCTTGGCGAAGTTCGGTGTAAAAATGCAGGTTGTAAAGGTTGGTGCTTATAAAAGTGCTACTGAAATGTTCACTGGTGAGAAGATGAGTGACGCTAATCGTGAGCAGACATCAGCCTACTTAAACAGTATCTGGGGGAATATTACAAAGGAAGTTGGTGCAAGCAGAGGATTATCAGTAGAACAATTGAACGCATACGCAGACAGTATGATAACCTTTGCAGACCCACAAGAATATGTAAAACTGAAGCTCGTTGATGGCTTACTATATACAGACCAGATAAAAGGAATCGTCAAAAAGCAATTAGGTATTGAGGCTGACAAAGACATCAATCAAGTTACAATTGCTGATATGCTGAATACTGAAGATAAGAATCAAGGCGATAAAGAAAATCAGGTTGCTGTCTACTACGCTTATGGTGATATTGTTGATGGTGTTGTAGGAGGTCTCTTCTCACAAGGTCATCAGATTGACGCACAAGTTGTTTGTAAGGATTTGGAGAAGCTGGCAAAAGACAAAGATGTCAAGGCTGTTGTCGTACGTGTCAACTCTGGCGGTGGATCTGCTTATGCATCAGAGCAAATCTGGCATCAGATTATGGAACTGAAGAAGTTGAAGCCTGTCGTGGTTAGTATGGGTGGAATGGCTGCTTCAGGCGGCTATTATATGTCAGCTCCAGCCAACTGGATTGTTGCTGAGCCTACAACAATTACAGGCTCTATTGGTATCTTTGGAATGTTCCCTGATGTTAGCGGTCTACTGAGAGAGAAATTGGGTTTAAAGTTTGATGAGGTGAAAACCAACAAATATGCGGACTTCGGCACACGTGCTCGCCCATTCACAGAAGAAGAAATGTCATATCTTAGCCAATATGTAAACCGTGGCTATAAACTCTTCCGTCACCGTGTAGCAGAAGGACGTAAGATGACAGAAGTACAGGTTGAGAAGGTTGCACAGGGCCATGTGTTTACAGGACAAGATGCTCAAAAGATAGGACTTGTTGATGAGCTTGGTGGATTAGATGTTGCTGTAGCAAAGGCTGCACAGCTTGCTAAGCTGCCAAATCACAGAACATCTGCTTATCCAAAGGAGCCAAACATCTTGGAACAAATGTTAGAGCAGACAAAGCCAAATAATTATTTAAGCCAGCAGTTGCGTGCAAGCTTAGGTGACTATTATGAGCCTTTTACACTCTTGAAGACTATCGACCAACAGAGTGCAATCCAGGCACGTCTGCCATTTTATCCTAACATCCATTAA
- a CDS encoding thiamine-phosphate kinase gives MEIKDLGEFGLINRLTKDIQPVNSSTIMGVGDDAAVLHYSDKETLISSQMFMEGVQFDLTYIDMEHLAYKVAMIAMSNIFAMNGQPRQLIVSLGLGKRFKVEDLDQFYAGLNKACAKWNVDIVGGDTTSSYTGLAINLTCIGEAAKDDIIYRSGANETDLICVTGDLGSAYMGLQILEREKTVYYQQVQEYNNKVKEAQSNKDEKRLEVLRQERAAIEDFQPDFAGKEYLIDRQLKPEARGEVLNQLRAAGIHPTSMIDISDGLASELKHICEKSHCGCRIYEKNIPIDYQTAATCEEFNMNLTTAALNGGEDYELLFTIPIGDHEKIDKMENIRQIGYITKESLGSFLIARDGNEFELIAQGWPVNEK, from the coding sequence ATGGAAATAAAAGACCTTGGTGAATTCGGTCTAATCAACCGTCTCACAAAAGATATTCAACCTGTTAACAGCTCTACTATTATGGGCGTGGGCGACGATGCTGCTGTTTTACATTATTCGGACAAAGAAACGCTTATCTCATCACAGATGTTTATGGAGGGTGTACAGTTTGACTTGACTTACATAGACATGGAGCATCTTGCTTATAAGGTGGCTATGATTGCAATGAGTAACATCTTCGCAATGAATGGACAGCCACGTCAGCTTATTGTTTCATTAGGACTTGGTAAACGTTTCAAGGTAGAAGACCTTGATCAGTTCTATGCAGGACTAAATAAAGCTTGCGCTAAATGGAACGTAGACATTGTAGGAGGCGACACTACATCTTCATATACGGGCCTTGCTATTAATCTCACTTGCATTGGTGAAGCCGCAAAGGATGATATCATCTATCGTAGTGGAGCAAATGAAACTGACCTCATCTGCGTAACAGGTGACCTTGGCTCTGCATACATGGGTCTACAAATTCTCGAACGTGAAAAGACTGTTTATTACCAACAAGTGCAAGAGTATAATAATAAGGTAAAGGAAGCGCAAAGCAATAAAGACGAGAAACGACTTGAAGTATTACGCCAGGAACGAGCAGCAATAGAGGATTTCCAACCAGACTTTGCAGGAAAAGAATACCTTATTGATCGTCAGTTGAAGCCAGAAGCACGTGGTGAGGTCCTCAATCAGCTTCGTGCAGCAGGAATACACCCTACTTCAATGATTGACATCTCTGATGGATTAGCAAGCGAATTAAAGCATATTTGTGAGAAAAGTCACTGCGGATGCAGAATTTACGAAAAAAATATTCCTATCGATTATCAAACTGCAGCAACCTGCGAAGAGTTCAATATGAACCTTACAACAGCAGCTTTGAATGGTGGAGAAGACTATGAACTTCTCTTTACAATACCTATTGGTGATCATGAGAAAATTGATAAAATGGAGAATATCAGACAGATAGGTTATATTACAAAGGAAAGCTTGGGTTCATTCCTTATTGCCCGTGATGGTAATGAGTTTGAATTAATAGCACAAGGTTGGCCTGTAAACGAGAAATAG